A genomic stretch from Hemicordylus capensis ecotype Gifberg chromosome 5, rHemCap1.1.pri, whole genome shotgun sequence includes:
- the HELT gene encoding hairy and enhancer of split-related protein HELT isoform X1 has product MASKLKERKRIPVSHKVIEKRRRDRINRCLNELGKTVPMALAKQSSGKLEKAEILEMTVQYLRALHSADFPRGREKAELLAEFANYFHYGYHECMKNLVHYLTTVERMETKDTKYARILAFLQSKARFVTEPIFTSLGSLPELDFSYQLPPAPDCLSHSPNDSVFQQGSGHGHFSWHGSSRSPTIPYLPNTAMPLASPGQQRSTFLSSVQGLDRHYLNLIGHPHPNAFSLSAGQHPSVL; this is encoded by the exons ATGGCCTCCAAGTTGAAGGAACGGAAA CGGattcctgtttcccacaaagtGATcgagaaaaggaggagggatcGAATCAATCGTTGCCTTAATGAACTCGGGAAGACGGTGCCAATGGCTTTGGCAAAACAG AGTTCCGGCAAGTTAGAGAAAGCTGAGATCCTGGAGATGACGGTCCAGTACCTGAGAGCTCTTCATTCTGCGGATTTCCCTCGAGGAAGAGAAAAGG cagAGCTTCTAGCTGAATTTGCCAACTATTTTCACTATGGCTACCATGAATGCATGAAAAATCTCGTTCACTACCTGACCACAGTAGAGCGAATGGAGACCAAAGATACCAAGTATGCCCGGATTCTGGCTTTCTTGCAGTCCAAAGCTCGCTTTGTCACTGAACCGATCTTTACCTCCCTGGGATCTCTTCCAGAACTGGACTTTTCCTACCAGCTCCCACCAGCTCCAGACTGCTTGAGTCACAGCCCCAATGACTCTGTTTTCCAACAGGGATCTGGGCATGGACACTTCTCCTGGCATGGCTCTTCCAGGAGCCCCACTATCCCTTACCTGCCCAATACGGCTATGCCTCTCGCTAGCCCTGGACAGCAGCGCAGCACTTTCCTGTCATCAGTGCAAGGTCTGGAccgccactacctcaacctgattGGCCATCCCCACCCTAATGCATTCAGCCTATCTGCTGGTCAGCATCCATCTGTGCTATAG
- the HELT gene encoding hairy and enhancer of split-related protein HELT isoform X2: MASKLKERKRIPVSHKVIEKRRRDRINRCLNELGKTVPMALAKQSSGKLEKAEILEMTVQYLRALHSADFPRGREKELLAEFANYFHYGYHECMKNLVHYLTTVERMETKDTKYARILAFLQSKARFVTEPIFTSLGSLPELDFSYQLPPAPDCLSHSPNDSVFQQGSGHGHFSWHGSSRSPTIPYLPNTAMPLASPGQQRSTFLSSVQGLDRHYLNLIGHPHPNAFSLSAGQHPSVL, from the exons ATGGCCTCCAAGTTGAAGGAACGGAAA CGGattcctgtttcccacaaagtGATcgagaaaaggaggagggatcGAATCAATCGTTGCCTTAATGAACTCGGGAAGACGGTGCCAATGGCTTTGGCAAAACAG AGTTCCGGCAAGTTAGAGAAAGCTGAGATCCTGGAGATGACGGTCCAGTACCTGAGAGCTCTTCATTCTGCGGATTTCCCTCGAGGAAGAGAAAAGG AGCTTCTAGCTGAATTTGCCAACTATTTTCACTATGGCTACCATGAATGCATGAAAAATCTCGTTCACTACCTGACCACAGTAGAGCGAATGGAGACCAAAGATACCAAGTATGCCCGGATTCTGGCTTTCTTGCAGTCCAAAGCTCGCTTTGTCACTGAACCGATCTTTACCTCCCTGGGATCTCTTCCAGAACTGGACTTTTCCTACCAGCTCCCACCAGCTCCAGACTGCTTGAGTCACAGCCCCAATGACTCTGTTTTCCAACAGGGATCTGGGCATGGACACTTCTCCTGGCATGGCTCTTCCAGGAGCCCCACTATCCCTTACCTGCCCAATACGGCTATGCCTCTCGCTAGCCCTGGACAGCAGCGCAGCACTTTCCTGTCATCAGTGCAAGGTCTGGAccgccactacctcaacctgattGGCCATCCCCACCCTAATGCATTCAGCCTATCTGCTGGTCAGCATCCATCTGTGCTATAG